GGTAATTCTCCGAGAGCTCAGAAATCTAGCGAAGGCTTTCAAGTGAACACTCGTGATGGCGGAACAGATTCCGAATCCGGTTCACCGTCTGGAGGTGGTACTAATGTGGATGTTCAACTATATCAAACACTGAGAACTGTAATTATTATGGTTAATGTAGTGTACGATCAATTGACCTCAGAGATATCTAAAGCGGCCCTTGCTAGCACCACTGGACAGCAGGAACTTACAGATTCGCTTTTGACAAAAATACGTAGTTTGACAGACACTTGTTGTCAAGCAATGGAACTGtcaaaaattctgaatGAACGGTTACAACTTCTGATGTCAGACCTGGAAATCTCGGAAAAATATTTCACCACTGGAGAGAAAGTGAAAACATGGGAGAGTATAAATGCATTTCTCAAATCTATCATTTCTATTCTTGCCAGTACCAAAATTGTCATGACTGATATGCCTGCTTTAAATGAAATTAGACCAAACTTGGCTTCTCTGGCGAAAATTACCAAGGATGTCACTGTCATTCTAGATTTGAGTTCTTACAAAGGAGTCTCCGTGATTGCTgttcaaaatcaacaacagcTACAACATCAGCATCAACAACAGCTACAGCAACAATCTGAAATACCGGAGGATCAACGAGATGCTGCACAGTACTTTCGAGTGACATCTACCCCACAGCCTCCACTTCAAACAACTTCAAATGAGGAATAAATTGAGATATTTCGCTAAACTATCCACTCTCTGTCATTACATATTAATTTAGGTATACACTCTGGGCTTTTGAAAACGATAACAATGGTCACCATTGTCATTTATTTAGCACATCTTTCTAAAGTTTCCTCATAAATTTTGCTTACTTCGTAGTGGTAACCATGGATATCttgattctcaaaaaaCCATGGTAATTTTAGTCTCGTGCGTTCAGCGATGCTCGTTAGCCGCACCGAATCAGTTACACTCATTTTCACTCTCCCAGGCACAGCGCCATCGATAAGTCGAGAAAATATACTGTCCAGTATAAACAGtagtttgaaaagctttGATAGAGTTGCAATTTGTTTGTCTAGTGTTATTGACTTCATTTCGAATTTTTCCGTGTAATCGAGCAAATCATCTGCAATTCTGATTAAATAAGCGCTCTGTCCAAAATACGTGGATTCACGCCCGAAATATTGCTCCTGTGATGTCTCCAATGGGTCTTCTGTTAATAGGTAGTCGGTATTAGGTCGGCCCTCGATGGAATACCAAATGAAATCAATAAGAGACTTGAAATCCACCAAAAGAAGTAACAAACCAGAGTATCCATTCTGAGGGTTAAGACCGCGAGATTGCACGAATTTTCTCTGAATATTCAgcaatttttcatcacaATACGCAATAAATTTAGACTGTTGCGACAAAGAAAGACGCCTATTCTTCTCCAGAGGGCCATCGTTATCTATTTGGTGATGGTTTTGAAGGTTATTCAACTTCGTGTTTGATGCAAAAGGTGAAGATATATTGATCTGGGGCTTGAAGTCATCATAGTCATCAAACATATTCTCGCCTTCCTCCTCATCAGCGCGATTCCTTTTTTGGGGTTCAATAGCCGTATTTAAATCGAATTTGGTACTCTCTCCAGTTTCTGTGTCATCTAAATCAGGATTCAAATCCAATCCTTCGATATCTCGAATTTCTAGCTCATTAACGGTATTGATATCTAGCTCTTGATTGGCCTCCGCATGTAAGGGAGTTTCTGGCTCCGACATGGAAAGAAGACACGCCTAAATATTATTATGAAGCTATCCCCAAAACTTCAGTCAGTCACAACACCTGTCGAAAAGTCTTAGCAAGGTCCATGCAGAAGTGGTTTTTTTGTGCTCACTGTCACACGTCTTGTTGTATCCTTTATTGAAGAACATAACCCGCTCCTCCACGTTGAAAAGACCTTACACGTGACTTAAGTGGGAAAGAGTGGATTAATTGTAATTATATTCAATTGCTTCTTTAGAACTTTATTAACACCCTCTTTATTAGTGATTCCGTTTTCTTATGAcatattattttttactATTTGCATCTTTAAAAATAattgttttcatcactCTTCttgcattcaaaaattgaaacctTCTTCATAACATAAAAAACGCAATAGAGTATGGtgatgtgaaaaatttacaaaaacaAGTCTCAAGAGGAAGTACTAGACATTGTTTATCCCATTTTCTTCCCACTTGATCGAGCTTCTACCTGaagtttttgtttttcaattgtgaTTGTAATTAAGGTGTAACGCGATCGGCGGCAATATTTGAACAAGATTCCTTTGTTTTAGACAAAAAAACAGACTAGTGTTCCCGAGAAGAACTACGTACCTAATATTTTGACTAACAAACGTTGATGTCTTCAGCTGTGCAGGGCTTTTTGGAACTCCTTAGAAGGCCGAATGAGCTTTTAGATACAGATGAGTCCCCAGAGAACCTCGGCGGCTACGGCAGAAGacttgaaatatcaagaCATAACTTGCTTAAGCTTGGAAGAAATGAGCAGGAGTGCGACTTCGTTTGCCATGATCCGGCAATATCGTCTATTCACTGTGTCTTTTGGGCTGTTTTATTCGAAGAGGATAGTTTACCCATGTGTTACGTGAAGGATTGCTCACTAAATGGGACGTACTTGAACGGCTCATTATTGAAGAGAGATGTAGCGTACCTGCTTACAGATGGAGACAAAATCGACTTGCAAGACGAAAACCAAGTTACGTTCCGGTTTTGTACTAACAAAAAGGCAGAAAGCGATGAATTAATTGAACAGTTTGggtttgaaaagaaagtacAGCAGTGGGAAGTTACTTCTAGAGTGATTGGGAACGGAACTTTTGGCCATGTACTTGTGGCctacaaaaaaagagaaaatatCAGTACAGTCAAAGAGCTGCCAAAACTGTATCCTGAGAATTACGCTGTCAAAATCATTAAACTTAGGCCGAACAAGCTGAATAAGGAAGCGAAAATActattgaaattgaatcatGTATGTCATCCCAGAACACATAAACAAAACTTGATGGACTAATCAGTTTTACTAACTTTTCGTTATCACCAACTTTCATAGCCAAACATTATCAAAGTTCATCACACGTACTGCGATATTAATGACAACTTATATATTTTCCAGGATTTAATCCCAGGCGGCGATCTATTCTCTTATTTGGCTAAAGGTGATTGCTTGAGTTCAATTCCAGAGGCTGAGGCTTTGATAATTGTTTACCAAATTTTGCATGCACTCAAATACCTTCATAACCAAGGAATAGTTCATCGAGATTTGAAACTTGATAACATTTTGCTATGTTCGCCTGAACCTTGCACTAGAATTATTCTAGCAGACTTTGGAATTGCCAAGGACTTATCAACAGCAAAGTCAAGAATGCATACAGTGGTTGGGACTCCTGAGTACTGTGCGCCCGAGGTAGGCTTCAAAGCCGATAGGAAAGCATACCAATCCTTCTCTCGTGCTGCCACTTTGGTACAGAATGGCTATGATAGGAAATGCGATTTGTGGTCCTTAGGAGTTATAACACACATAATGCTGACAGGGATCTCGCCATTTTATGGCGATGGAACGGAGAGAAGTATTATCCAAAGCACTAAAATAGGTAAATTAACCTTTACGGCAAAACAATGGAATACGGTGGCTGATGCTGCCAAAAGTTTCGTTCAAAAGCtacttgaaattgatgtCAATAAAAGACTGGATAGCAGACAGAGTTTAGCGCATCCATGGATCTTGAAACATCACGATCAGCTGGAAaagatatatttcaaaaaaattttgaaaacgtCTGAAAAACCGATTCTCGACATTGCCACGACGGTGTTAGAACCTAGCTGGAAGAGAAAATTGCCTAAAAGTGTTGTTGTGGACCACTCCTTGCttaataagaaaaaaagaaggaacGAAATATGATTCCTTCTACTGGATCATGAATTATGTGCCTATgtcttttcaagatatcCCTGACATGAGCAAACTTATTTCATTTAGCTTAACAGTTTGATTGATTGCATCGATCTGAATTGAGTAGTAAATATAAACTTCTTTGCTGTGCAGCAAGGTGGATTGTATCTTAGTCATTCATCAGTTTACATCTCCATATTATTTATTTcgttgaaattttaaagAGCGTCCAAGAACGTTGAATATGATGCGAAGTGCCGAAATCACCACGGCTCGCTCGATAATGACATTCTTTAACCTAAAGAGTCTTTTGAGTGTGTGTTGGTGGAGCAGCATATTGGATTTCTACATTCGATAGGAGTTAGAGGGAGCATGAGACAAGTCGTTTTATCCTCTGCACTAGGAAAGATAGCTGCCGAAGTACTTCTGCGAGAGACATATATTAGCCGAAAACATGATGATTATATGAAATGGAACAAGCCTCTGGTGAAGGAGGCCAAAAATCAATCTTTAACCGATGCATGGCTCCAAGAAGCTATTAGGGATCCAAAAAGGAAGGATACATATAATTCAAAAGTGGTTCTTTCCCTCCCGATAGTGCTAAGGACCTTACAAAGGCTGAGATCAAATGACAGTATCTCAATGTACTTTGCGCTTATGAGCAGAATAAAATGTTCAGATATCAAATGGTTTTCTACTAATGGATATACAGTAACGGCTAGCAATCACATGCCTTTAGAATTCTTTCACGAGCTTTCTACGATGCTTAATAGAATGTTCGCGGCGAAACAGACTCCTTTGGACATTGATACCATCACTAAATTCACCTTTGAGTTTATGTCGCGGTAcgattttttgatgaaatctAAATCCATTTCTAACTTAAGGCAAACGACAAAGTTCTACAAAAACTGTATATTTTTGACCACCAAAAGTGGCTCGATCAGCCATTTACTTGAGACATTGAAACGAATACCAGAGAAAAGGCAAGGTTTGAAAGTTCTAGCGGAATTGACTTTTTACCAGCAGTCCTCACAAACGTTTAGGGCCTTTAATTTCCTGGAGCAAAAGATAATGGGTCCCGACGCGATTCACTTggacgaagaagaagtggCAGACTTTTTTCCagtatttttcagcttgATGCTGTCAAGTATTTCGAAAGGAGGGGAAAATATCTGCTGCAGCCTCTTGAAAAAGCTATCAGCTGACTGGAAATACGAGATGAGTACTCATGATTACACAATACTGCGAGAGTTGAGTGAACGAACTGCTGCCATTGAAGTGCTCATTACACTTCAGCAATGTTACCCAAGCTATTCAAGCGTTTTGATGCCCTGGAAGACCTTCGAGTCCCAATTGGATTGGAAACGATTCATCGACGGCTTGTATGATGTGAAAATTGATCTATTCTCGCAAGAGCAagatttggattttttgcAGTTCAAGTTATCGTCGATTGGCCCGAAGATTCAAGATTGGGTCACATTCttaaataaagaaatcatGCCAATAGATGCAAACGAGTCCCTGAAGGCGTTTTCGCTGCACTCGGTTCTCTTATACTTGGGAGCTAATAAAAATCTAGGGTTTCTAGTATCAATTTTAGAGCATATGATATACGAAATGAATCTTGCAGAGGTGTTTTTGAATACACACAAGCTGTTGGGCCAAGCAAAGTGCTCCAATTTTCATGTTCTATTCAAAGCAATGTCTAACAGTGGCTCCTCCGTCCTTTCAGCAAACTTTTTATTCAACTTCTTACTTCATGAAAGGCAACTGCCATTCGAATTCAATGCTAACGATTTTTACTATATGATGAAGTCCTGTCTTTCTGGAGCTAACTATCCGGCGATATATCACTTCTTGTACCATTGTATTCGGAAACTGGGTGCAACGTTTTATCGCACCGAGGGAAAAGAACTTATCTGGTGTCTCCCGCCTCAAATCGAGTCACTAATAAGGGATAATTTAGCGCTTATCAGAGGTGACAACAGATCTCTAAAGATAATAAAAAAGTTGGAAAACTGGTTCACGCAGCAATCATCAGTGAAAGACTCAAATATTGATACCGATACCCTGAAAGATATTTTCGGGGACGCTTATTTTCCGAAATTAGATATAAATGTATTACAGTCGTGGAAAAAAGTGGAGGAGAGCTCCGTTTCAAATACGCACCAGGGGTTTTCAGTGTACTCTACCTCATCGGATATAGCTATGAGTGAAAGGTTGCGCAATTTAACGAGATACATGCTAGACCGAAAACAGCCCATGTGATTGCTCTTCTATATAAGCATTTCTGATTCTGACAGCTGCATTACACCTTGCTTTGTCGTACTAGCAGTTCGTATCTTTGCTAGATGAGACTCCGCATTGAAGTGAAGATATATCTGTGCCAgagcttcaaaaattgtatTCCGCAAAACCGGTGATTTTTCCCCGCTAGATAGGCACTCCCTCTGCAGTAGCATTAAAAGTCGTTTGATGATCGAATCTGTCAATCCGCTATTTTCCGTAGGCGCTGAAGGGCAGCTGGAAGTAATTAGATGTGGAAATAGTTTTATGACGCTTATCCTCAAGAGATGATTGTCTAGCAGATGCAGATTATAAAGCTTTGCATACACACCCTCAAAATTAAATCttgaatcaatttcaattccaGATTCCATTATTCTCAACCAAAATGTCAAATGAGAAATTGCCGTCTTTAAAATATCTTGtcttgttgatattgtctttccatttctatTTTCATCCTGCTGaaattcaatgatatcCTTTGCTGATGGAATTACTCGTATCAAACAGTTGCACAAGTCTAGTCTGTCTTGCTCTTCTAGAACGAAATAATAGTGTTTCaagaaatcatcaatcAAACTTGTAACCTCAGCATCAGAAAAATGGATAGCACCGCCAGATAGAAGATATCCTTGCCAAAATTCTGTGCAATGTCCTTTAAATATCAAGTGTTGGAATTCAAGCAATTGTGagtttattttctttttgttaatttcaatatcataATCAAACAGCCTGCATAAAATGTCAAAGCAAATCACCTTCAGATCTTTGACTTGCTCTGCGGAAAGTCGCATCAAGCTAAGAATAATCACTTTCCGCAAATGTTCATTTTGCCTTCCAGAAAATAACTCTATATTTTGTGCAACTAGCTTTGCTGAACTTATACGAACATAGCGACCAACATCACCTTGTTGGGTAATTGTATAATCATTTAGTAGACCAGCAATAGTAGTTAGTACGCTGTGATCATATGTTACAACGACAGGTAAACGGTCAGCTAATGAATCAATCACCTGCGATTTTCTTGCGCAATCTAGTGAAGGAAGTACGGcatagaaaatttttaaaaatctCGTCGGTGTTAATTCTGGCAGagctgaagaaatcaatGTATTGTTGATGCGAACAtaactttcaaattttgaccAGAACTTTGTTTTATCACCAGAACTTCTCCAAACTTGACCATCTGCACTTATTCTGAGAACGAACTGCTTAACAAGAGGGACAAAAATTGCCATTTGGTTATCTTCATCCGGTATGACACGCATGATACGGAAAAACAGctcactttttttttcgttcaTAGTAAACGTTCCAAATTTCTCTATAGTAAGTATCCAGTATTTCAACATGACTGAAAATCCAAATAGATTAGTTTTTATTTGGTTATGACtgaatttcaaagttgAAACATAGATCTCATACAGCTTGTCCATATTGGAATGCGACGCCAAGGAAACATCAATATCTTTATCACACAACATTATAAGAAGTGACAGAAGCTTTATTGATGTTAATGGCTTTCTGAATTCAATTGCACAATTTATAGACGAACGAAGTTTAGCTGTGACACGACCGTCAGCAGACCGCGAATATTTCGATAATAGCTGAAACAGGGCCTCAATTGTCAATCTAACAACAAGCAGATCATGATTTGCTAGCAAATTATAATCAACTACCCAATCAGCAAAGTATGACAAAAAGTATTCAGATGAATTCGTTCTTAAAAGTATTTCATAAACATTCAAAACATTTTCGGAGTATGATGCTGCTAAATTTATTATTGGCAGTTCAATGATTCGTAAAACAGTCCGATtgtccaaaattttcatggGTGATATGTATCTTCCCAGAACCTCCTGCAAAGCAGCATTTGCCGATCTTCGCACCATTAGATCACGATCAAATATGGAGCACATCAGTAAGTTCAAATATATATTAGTCATAACTTTCCTGTCGAGAACTTCACCATTTCTGTTGGATCTCGCTACTGACCAACAGATGAAATTTGAAGCATCCTTTATCTGTGAGCCTTTTATACTATTAAGTCTCAATTGCTGAAATTTGCTTGCCTGTGGGATAATATGATCAGAGATGCGCTTACTCATTTCTGGCCAATGCTTAGTTATGACACCTGATAGCTCTGCAATGACTAAAAGATTCGTGTGCAAAAAATCTGAGTCCAACAAGTCCCAGGATGAGGGGGAACTAAGCAGTTTGACTGAATCCTCAACACGAGCATCGATGATCTCTTTTGCAGCTCCCTCTTCATGTAGTTCGCTGATCAAACAGCGAATTATCTCAGCAAAGGAGTGCGCTAACTTGAATCTGAAACGTGTGAAGTTGTTATTCATGTTGGATAAAAACCATGATATGATGTCTTCCATCAAGGCCCAGTTTTCTGAAAGAGCGCTCATTTTGAATAGCTTTGgcaataatttcaaattcattagCGTACCAGAACTCGAATCTTCAAGATATTTCTTGCAAATTTTGACAACCAGTTCCGGATCAAACAGGTGCTTCGCAGATGCAGATTTCAAGAGATAATTCATTGTAAGTGGATCCAGCTCATCTTTCATGctattgaaaagttcagAGTTCTTTATGAGCAGCTGAGAATGGATACGGCTCACGATAggtttcaaagattgaaatGTTTCATATTGTGCTGTAATATGGTATATTTCATTGCAGGATTTCTCCAGCTTGAATGGTGACAACACCACAGTGTAAATCCATGATAGTATCATGTAGGATATGTACCAGCTTTCCTCGCCTCTAGTAGCTACTTCTGGTAGAAGTGCCAACAAGTGTGGCAATTGATAGATCGTAGTTGGAAGATAGGTCACTATTCTTTTCCACGTAACTAGCTTTGACATGTTGTAAAATACTTTGGAACGTAGGAGTATACCCTTACTATCTGCAAGTTCCAAGTCGAGCGTCAAGCATTCGACATAGTGATATAGCCTATTCTCCCCATTGCTACTGAATATGAGTAAGGATGGGTCTTGCTCGAACTCGTTAATAACTGATGACAACTTGTCGAAATTCTCATCAGTTATCGTACATATATTCTCGTCAAGATATGCCTGCAACGTGCTAATTGACTGCGATAAAATGCCATTTGGCTCATTTTCCGGAGAATCAATGCTCATTAGGGAGATGACGAGACAAAAGGGAGCTCCACAAGCATATTCATTGGGCAGAATCCTACATCTTTATCGTAATCTTCGACATATGTATGCCAAACAGGCCATTTGTAAATCCAtatcaatgaaatttcCTACGAGACTTAACCACGTGAATATCATGTGCACtctcaaaaacaaaaattcCATCACACAGGGGAGTGAGTACTCTTGACTGCACACGATTTCAATTGGCAGTGAGACGAACACGAGACGTTTCAGCGGTAATGTGGGTACATGCGGTGTCCAaactcattttcaaatcgtCTTAATCGACTGGCCTTCTTAGCCACCTTAGAAGTGCAGCGACTCTTCTTTGATCGTCACATAGCGAAGTAAACATATTAATTAATTTGGCGATTGACTTCATCTCTGTTGGCTTTACTGCGACACTAATGATTTGCGTCGCAATCTCAGCCGTCATTCGCCTGTGGCAATCCTTTCTGTCATTTGCCTTTGTCACTATGAGAACAGGAACCTCCTCTGATATCGGCACGGGTAATGATGCAATGCAAAATTCGGAACCCAGGTGAGAAAAATAGTGGAATTTGCCGAAATTCCACTAAATACCATGACATCTTTACGGCATCCATTAAACAACAAAGGAATTAGTGGATgctgatttgaaaaatcatcaaaacgCATAATCTTAATCCGCGACAAGGTGACGATGAATGTACCTAGATAGTGGCAGTAGCGATGACAAGGATGATAGTGGTAGTAGCAGCAGTGGCAGTGGTGCAGAGCGGTGGCAGCTATGGCTGAATATGTTCAGTGTCGTTTAATTATCAGCAGGTAGAAAGGGAAggaattttcttttcggtAGGTAGGTACACCTATTTGGCGGCCGAAATCAAGACGTAGGATGATAGTGGACATTTGCTGTTCTTTCCAACAGTTATTGTCGCATGGGCCCATGTTACGACTGGAAGATGTATAGATCGTGTGAATTCCAATATGAATAAATGATCATGGTGATGATTATTTATTCCGCTGTGCgtggaaaagaaattgaatattgGAAGAAGGTGTGATATATATATCCAGCGATG
This Zygotorulaspora mrakii chromosome 5, complete sequence DNA region includes the following protein-coding sequences:
- the TFB6 gene encoding TFIIH complex subunit TFB6 (similar to Saccharomyces cerevisiae YOR352W; ancestral locus Anc_7.40) — translated: MSEPETPLHAEANQELDINTVNELEIRDIEGLDLNPDLDDTETGESTKFDLNTAIEPQKRNRADEEEGENMFDDYDDFKPQINISSPFASNTKLNNLQNHHQIDNDGPLEKNRRLSLSQQSKFIAYCDEKLLNIQRKFVQSRGLNPQNGYSGLLLLLVDFKSLIDFIWYSIEGRPNTDYLLTEDPLETSQEQYFGRESTYFGQSAYLIRIADDLLDYTEKFEMKSITLDKQIATLSKLFKLLFILDSIFSRLIDGAVPGRVKMSVTDSVRLTSIAERTRLKLPWFFENQDIHGYHYEVSKIYEETLERCAK
- the MEK1 gene encoding serine/threonine protein kinase MEK1 (similar to Saccharomyces cerevisiae MEK1 (YOR351C); ancestral locus Anc_7.41); the encoded protein is MSSAVQGFLELLRRPNELLDTDESPENLGGYGRRLEISRHNLLKLGRNEQECDFVCHDPAISSIHCVFWAVLFEEDSLPMCYVKDCSLNGTYLNGSLLKRDVAYLLTDGDKIDLQDENQVTFRFCTNKKAESDELIEQFGFEKKVQQWEVTSRVIGNGTFGHVLVAYKKRENISTVKELPKLYPENYAVKIIKLRPNKLNKEAKILLKLNHPNIIKVHHTYCDINDNLYIFQDLIPGGDLFSYLAKGDCLSSIPEAEALIIVYQILHALKYLHNQGIVHRDLKLDNILLCSPEPCTRIILADFGIAKDLSTAKSRMHTVVGTPEYCAPEVGFKADRKAYQSFSRAATLVQNGYDRKCDLWSLGVITHIMLTGISPFYGDGTERSIIQSTKIGKLTFTAKQWNTVADAAKSFVQKLLEIDVNKRLDSRQSLAHPWILKHHDQLEKIYFKKILKTSEKPILDIATTVLEPSWKRKLPKSVVVDHSLLNKKKRRNEI
- the MNE1 gene encoding Mne1p (similar to Saccharomyces cerevisiae MNE1 (YOR350C); ancestral locus Anc_7.42) yields the protein MRQVVLSSALGKIAAEVLLRETYISRKHDDYMKWNKPLVKEAKNQSLTDAWLQEAIRDPKRKDTYNSKVVLSLPIVLRTLQRLRSNDSISMYFALMSRIKCSDIKWFSTNGYTVTASNHMPLEFFHELSTMLNRMFAAKQTPLDIDTITKFTFEFMSRYDFLMKSKSISNLRQTTKFYKNCIFLTTKSGSISHLLETLKRIPEKRQGLKVLAELTFYQQSSQTFRAFNFLEQKIMGPDAIHLDEEEVADFFPVFFSLMLSSISKGGENICCSLLKKLSADWKYEMSTHDYTILRELSERTAAIEVLITLQQCYPSYSSVLMPWKTFESQLDWKRFIDGLYDVKIDLFSQEQDLDFLQFKLSSIGPKIQDWVTFLNKEIMPIDANESLKAFSLHSVLLYLGANKNLGFLVSILEHMIYEMNLAEVFLNTHKLLGQAKCSNFHVLFKAMSNSGSSVLSANFLFNFLLHERQLPFEFNANDFYYMMKSCLSGANYPAIYHFLYHCIRKLGATFYRTEGKELIWCLPPQIESLIRDNLALIRGDNRSLKIIKKLENWFTQQSSVKDSNIDTDTLKDIFGDAYFPKLDINVLQSWKKVEESSVSNTHQGFSVYSTSSDIAMSERLRNLTRYMLDRKQPM
- the CIN1 gene encoding Cin1p (similar to Saccharomyces cerevisiae CIN1 (YOR349W); ancestral locus Anc_7.43) produces the protein MSIDSPENEPNGILSQSISTLQAYLDENICTITDENFDKLSSVINEFEQDPSLLIFSSNGENRLYHYVECLTLDLELADSKGILLRSKVFYNMSKLVTWKRIVTYLPTTIYQLPHLLALLPEVATRGEESWYISYMILSWIYTVVLSPFKLEKSCNEIYHITAQYETFQSLKPIVSRIHSQLLIKNSELFNSMKDELDPLTMNYLLKSASAKHLFDPELVVKICKKYLEDSSSGTLMNLKLLPKLFKMSALSENWALMEDIISWFLSNMNNNFTRFRFKLAHSFAEIIRCLISELHEEGAAKEIIDARVEDSVKLLSSPSSWDLLDSDFLHTNLLVIAELSGVITKHWPEMSKRISDHIIPQASKFQQLRLNSIKGSQIKDASNFICWSVARSNRNGEVLDRKVMTNIYLNLLMCSIFDRDLMVRRSANAALQEVLGRYISPMKILDNRTVLRIIELPIINLAASYSENVLNVYEILLRTNSSEYFLSYFADWVVDYNLLANHDLLVVRLTIEALFQLLSKYSRSADGRVTAKLRSSINCAIEFRKPLTSIKLLSLLIMLCDKDIDVSLASHSNMDKLYEIYVSTLKFSHNQIKTNLFGFSVMLKYWILTIEKFGTFTMNEKKSELFFRIMRVIPDEDNQMAIFVPLVKQFVLRISADGQVWRSSGDKTKFWSKFESYVRINNTLISSALPELTPTRFLKIFYAVLPSLDCARKSQVIDSLADRLPVVVTYDHSVLTTIAGLLNDYTITQQGDVGRYVRISSAKLVAQNIELFSGRQNEHLRKVIILSLMRLSAEQVKDLKVICFDILCRLFDYDIEINKKKINSQLLEFQHLIFKGHCTEFWQGYLLSGGAIHFSDAEVTSLIDDFLKHYYFVLEEQDRLDLCNCLIRVIPSAKDIIEFQQDENRNGKTISTRQDILKTAISHLTFWLRIMESGIEIDSRFNFEGVYAKLYNLHLLDNHLLRISVIKLFPHLITSSCPSAPTENSGLTDSIIKRLLMLLQRECLSSGEKSPVLRNTIFEALAQIYLHFNAESHLAKIRTASTTKQGVMQLSESEMLI